One region of Halomicrobium sp. LC1Hm genomic DNA includes:
- a CDS encoding ABC transporter permease, whose amino-acid sequence MSRSDSESAADYLADIADESTGPLSRRERFDRFVEDSIRTPFRIIWGDLRTRIGISILLAFTLVGTVGVSIVPKPEFNEAPRYVPPFTNWAVPLGTDGYGKPIGKQLVHATPAVLEIVVAGAVISMVLATVIGVTAGYKGGRVDDILMFITDAVLTIPGLPLILVIASIFTPERPFVVGLLLGIDNWPGLARTLRSQVLSIRHESYVEASRAMGMSSPHILRKDVTKQLMPYITINAANAARGVIFESVGLYFLGILPFTSANWGVIMNEAYQTSGVLSNLGRIHWMIWPMVTISLFSVGLILLSQGMDRLFNPRIRARHSDTAGEETATAKME is encoded by the coding sequence ATGAGTCGTTCTGACTCCGAATCGGCGGCCGACTACCTCGCAGACATCGCCGACGAGAGTACGGGACCGCTCTCGCGGAGAGAGCGGTTCGACCGCTTCGTCGAGGACTCGATCCGGACCCCGTTCCGGATCATCTGGGGCGACCTGCGGACCAGGATCGGGATCTCGATCCTGCTGGCGTTTACCCTCGTCGGGACTGTCGGCGTCTCGATCGTGCCGAAACCGGAGTTCAACGAGGCACCGCGGTACGTGCCGCCGTTTACCAACTGGGCGGTGCCCCTCGGGACCGACGGCTACGGCAAACCCATCGGAAAACAGCTCGTCCACGCGACGCCGGCAGTCCTCGAAATCGTCGTCGCGGGGGCCGTCATCTCGATGGTGCTGGCGACGGTCATCGGCGTCACGGCCGGCTACAAGGGCGGCAGGGTCGACGACATCCTGATGTTCATCACGGACGCGGTGCTGACGATTCCGGGGCTCCCCCTGATCCTCGTCATCGCGTCGATCTTCACGCCGGAACGGCCCTTCGTCGTCGGGCTGTTGCTGGGGATCGACAACTGGCCGGGTCTGGCTCGCACCCTCAGGTCACAGGTGCTCTCGATCCGCCACGAGTCCTACGTCGAGGCGTCCAGAGCGATGGGGATGTCCTCGCCACACATCCTCCGCAAGGACGTGACGAAGCAGCTGATGCCCTACATCACGATCAACGCGGCCAACGCGGCCCGAGGCGTCATCTTCGAGTCCGTCGGGCTGTACTTCCTCGGCATCCTGCCGTTTACCTCGGCCAACTGGGGCGTCATCATGAACGAGGCCTACCAGACCAGCGGCGTGTTGAGCAACCTGGGACGGATCCACTGGATGATCTGGCCGATGGTGACCATCTCGCTGTTCTCGGTCGGCCTCATCCTGCTCTCCCAGGGGATGGACCGCCTGTTCAACCCCCGTATCCGGGCCCGGCACTCCGATACAGCCGGCGAGGAGACGGCGACGGCGAAGATGGAATAA
- a CDS encoding ABC transporter permease codes for MRYYAKRIGQSVLTLFVVVTITFFMYRLLPGGPLELMRQQLLQDMATQGTGQANMQEVNRLIELYTGFQPDAPLYVQYYNYIKDIVVHQDFGKSIWQNEPVFDILFKAMPWSIYVSVYGLVLGFSTNVFLGAFMAYREGSRFDSGMTGIIVAANSVPYYAAAIFMLIVFSYQLGWFPIAGRYGPATTPGFNLDFMVSVVHHSILPIFTGFVVGFGGGALGMRGNSVRILGEDYVRSARLRGLSSRLIAARYVGKNAILPMYTGLMIGLAGIFSSSVIMEQIFTYPGVGWYTFGALENRDYPLLLGSFIFFTTITITGITIADMTYSLIDPRIESGGEDESF; via the coding sequence ATGCGGTATTATGCCAAGCGAATCGGCCAATCAGTGCTGACGTTGTTCGTAGTCGTGACGATCACGTTCTTCATGTACCGCTTGCTGCCCGGGGGGCCACTGGAGTTGATGCGCCAGCAGTTGCTACAGGACATGGCGACCCAGGGCACCGGGCAAGCCAACATGCAGGAGGTGAACAGACTGATCGAGCTGTACACGGGCTTCCAGCCCGACGCGCCGCTGTACGTCCAGTACTACAACTACATCAAGGACATCGTCGTCCACCAGGACTTCGGAAAGTCGATCTGGCAGAACGAACCGGTGTTCGACATCCTGTTCAAGGCGATGCCGTGGTCGATCTACGTCAGCGTCTACGGACTCGTGCTCGGGTTCTCGACGAACGTCTTCCTGGGCGCGTTCATGGCCTACCGCGAGGGGTCGCGGTTCGACTCCGGGATGACCGGGATCATCGTCGCCGCCAACTCCGTCCCCTACTACGCGGCGGCCATCTTCATGCTCATCGTCTTCTCGTACCAGCTGGGGTGGTTCCCGATCGCCGGGCGGTACGGCCCGGCGACGACGCCGGGATTCAACCTCGATTTCATGGTGAGCGTCGTCCACCACTCTATTCTCCCGATCTTCACCGGCTTCGTCGTCGGGTTCGGGGGCGGTGCGCTGGGGATGCGCGGCAACAGCGTCCGCATCCTCGGGGAGGACTACGTCCGCTCGGCTCGGCTCCGCGGGCTCAGTAGCCGGCTCATCGCCGCTCGCTACGTCGGCAAGAACGCCATCCTGCCGATGTACACCGGGCTGATGATCGGGTTGGCGGGCATCTTCTCCAGCAGCGTCATCATGGAACAGATCTTCACGTACCCGGGCGTCGGCTGGTACACGTTCGGTGCCCTGGAGAACCGCGATTACCCGCTCTTGCTGGGTTCGTTCATCTTCTTCACGACGATCACCATCACCGGCATCACGATCGCAGACATGACATACAGTCTCATCGATCCACGGATCGAATCGGGAGGCGAAGATGAGTCGTTCTGA
- a CDS encoding PQQ-binding-like beta-propeller repeat protein: protein MTDDSTRVDRRSVLAVVGGGLLAGCSAPTTTDRSTRTTDDEQTTDDERTTEAATDLSVDTGWGMFGRNARHTSHSTDASGPRTDATQQWSHTCAQDQGDILGTPAVADGIAYVGCGRSVEALDVTTGAVEWSRTLSRANRFSPALGAGRVYVTIRGERAGLYGFARDGGDTEWHQPLQVVSAPVYADGTVYVRTRTAGKTLRAFDADDGTEQWHHGRDCQPSDAVWSPPTVRDDTVLYLSTCADGERSTLFALDRATGTERWHHEIDGVASRSAPAVADGVAYVGDNGGRLYAIDLEARRERWTAPLEGQLWTTPTIGHDTVYVGSVTGTLYAVDAAEGAVDWHRNVGLTYETAAFDGETLYVGGVNLQGVDPASGETLWRVNTTNTFSSQFASPAVVGNAVVATSCVKTDSQQTRYDNRIHVVG, encoded by the coding sequence GTGACGGACGACAGTACACGGGTCGATCGGCGGAGCGTGCTGGCCGTCGTCGGTGGCGGGCTGCTCGCCGGCTGTTCGGCACCGACGACGACCGATCGATCGACCCGAACGACCGACGACGAGCAGACGACCGACGACGAGCGCACGACCGAGGCCGCGACCGACCTCTCCGTCGACACCGGATGGGGGATGTTCGGCCGCAACGCGCGTCACACGAGCCACAGTACCGACGCATCCGGCCCGCGAACCGACGCCACACAGCAGTGGTCTCACACCTGCGCCCAGGACCAGGGGGACATCCTCGGGACGCCGGCCGTCGCCGACGGCATCGCCTACGTCGGCTGTGGGCGCTCCGTCGAAGCCCTCGACGTCACGACCGGAGCGGTCGAGTGGTCCCGCACGCTCAGTCGCGCCAACCGGTTCTCCCCGGCCCTCGGTGCCGGTCGCGTCTACGTGACGATCCGCGGGGAACGAGCGGGCCTGTACGGCTTCGCACGCGACGGCGGCGACACCGAGTGGCACCAGCCCCTCCAGGTCGTCTCGGCCCCGGTGTACGCCGACGGCACGGTGTACGTCCGGACGCGAACCGCCGGAAAGACGCTCCGGGCCTTCGACGCGGACGACGGCACCGAACAGTGGCACCACGGACGCGACTGCCAGCCCTCGGACGCCGTCTGGTCGCCGCCGACGGTCCGGGACGACACGGTGCTGTACCTCTCGACGTGTGCGGACGGTGAGCGCTCGACGCTGTTCGCCCTCGATCGAGCCACGGGCACCGAGCGGTGGCACCACGAGATCGACGGCGTCGCGAGCCGCTCGGCCCCGGCAGTGGCAGACGGGGTCGCGTACGTCGGCGACAACGGCGGGCGTCTCTACGCGATCGACCTCGAAGCACGGCGCGAACGGTGGACGGCCCCGCTGGAGGGACAGCTCTGGACGACGCCGACGATCGGACACGACACCGTCTACGTCGGCAGCGTGACCGGCACGCTGTACGCCGTCGACGCCGCCGAGGGAGCCGTCGACTGGCACCGCAACGTCGGGCTCACCTACGAGACGGCTGCGTTCGACGGCGAGACGCTGTACGTCGGCGGGGTCAACCTACAGGGCGTCGACCCCGCCTCCGGCGAGACGCTGTGGCGAGTGAACACGACGAACACGTTTTCGAGCCAGTTTGCCTCGCCCGCCGTCGTCGGGAACGCGGTCGTCGCGACCAGCTGTGTCAAGACCGATTCCCAGCAGACCAGATACGACAATCGAATCCACGTCGTCGGGTGA
- a CDS encoding alpha-L-fucosidase: protein MVAYEPTWESLEQHELPDWFDDAKLGIFIHWGAYSVPAWAPVTDDGEVSESGYAEWYVRGMYDEDSDVYDYHRSTYGEQVEYTDFLEQWSADGWDPERWATFFDEEVGARYVVLTAEHHDGIQLWDSDVTDWTTVERGPNRDIVGELGAAVRDRDMKFAGSFHGLLNFFDPDNPGLFGHPDVDDEGHPGPEYVEFMNEKLTELIDETRPDLLWLDGNWKADTEAYGTKETVAYYYEQAAEEWDKEVAVNDRLGAGEEQTHGDFYTPEYETFDERQEHKWEATRGLGGSFGYNRNEPEHHYLSVEELVHSFVDIVSKNGNLLINVGPRADGTIPAVQKERLRGLGEWLAVNGDAIYGTTYWERAADTVASSTDVRYTWKDGTLYATLFDWAIGEQTLFEDGPDVTPASVSLLTASGREPVDWQHADGTVTIDFDANPPSDHPGVAYTLTLQDVANSASSS from the coding sequence ATGGTGGCCTACGAGCCGACGTGGGAGTCACTCGAACAGCACGAGCTACCGGACTGGTTCGACGACGCGAAGCTCGGGATCTTCATCCACTGGGGGGCCTACTCCGTCCCCGCGTGGGCCCCCGTCACCGACGACGGGGAAGTCAGCGAGTCCGGTTACGCCGAGTGGTACGTCAGGGGGATGTACGACGAAGACAGCGACGTGTACGACTACCACCGCTCGACCTACGGCGAACAGGTCGAGTACACCGACTTTCTGGAGCAGTGGAGCGCCGACGGCTGGGATCCGGAGCGCTGGGCGACCTTCTTCGACGAGGAAGTGGGTGCGCGCTACGTCGTCCTGACCGCGGAACACCACGACGGCATCCAGCTCTGGGACAGCGACGTGACCGACTGGACGACCGTCGAGCGCGGTCCGAACCGGGACATCGTCGGCGAACTCGGTGCGGCCGTCCGCGACCGCGACATGAAGTTCGCCGGCTCCTTTCACGGCCTCCTGAACTTCTTCGATCCGGACAACCCCGGTCTGTTCGGTCACCCGGACGTCGACGACGAGGGCCACCCCGGCCCGGAGTACGTCGAGTTCATGAACGAGAAGCTGACCGAACTCATCGACGAGACGCGGCCGGATCTCCTGTGGCTCGACGGCAACTGGAAGGCCGACACCGAGGCGTACGGGACCAAAGAGACCGTCGCCTACTACTACGAGCAGGCGGCCGAGGAGTGGGACAAGGAAGTCGCCGTCAACGACCGCCTCGGCGCGGGCGAAGAGCAGACACACGGTGACTTCTACACCCCCGAGTACGAGACGTTCGACGAGAGACAGGAACACAAGTGGGAAGCGACGCGCGGACTCGGAGGGTCGTTCGGGTACAACCGCAACGAACCAGAGCACCACTATCTTTCGGTCGAGGAACTCGTCCACTCGTTCGTCGACATCGTCTCGAAGAACGGCAACCTCCTCATCAACGTCGGCCCGCGAGCGGACGGGACCATCCCGGCGGTCCAGAAAGAGCGCCTGCGAGGACTGGGCGAGTGGCTCGCGGTCAACGGCGATGCCATCTACGGCACCACCTACTGGGAGCGAGCGGCGGACACCGTCGCCTCCAGCACCGACGTGCGCTACACCTGGAAAGACGGGACGCTCTACGCGACGCTGTTCGACTGGGCCATCGGCGAACAGACGCTCTTCGAGGACGGTCCCGACGTGACGCCCGCGTCGGTGTCGCTCCTGACGGCGTCCGGTCGCGAGCCCGTCGACTGGCAGCACGCGGACGGGACCGTCACCATCGATTTCGACGCCAATCCGCCCTCTGACCATCCGGGCGTGGCGTACACGCTCACGCTGCAGGACGTGGCGAACTCGGCATCGTCGTCCTGA